From a single Deltaproteobacteria bacterium HGW-Deltaproteobacteria-6 genomic region:
- a CDS encoding cation transporter, with translation MQQRKERVAMLSVASNSILVIFKVIVGTLIGSVSIISEAIHSGMDLLAAIIAMFSVKKSHIPADDDHPFGHGKVESISGLTEAVLIFIAAFWIVFEALKKLTSAQEVESPGWGVAVMFLSAALNFFVSRRLFAVGKEADSIALQADAWHLRTDVYTSMGVMVSLGIIWIGHFFFVDPRIHWLDPVAAIFVAVFILKAAYDLTSQALADLMDVKLPPDEEGWIVDVITGHKSDIHGYHQLRTRKAGNFRFIEFHIKVDPQMTVESSHGITRELKHVIMDKFPATTVTVHVEPCDGDCTEICTAGCLLPEARRLQISLTGGGCAR, from the coding sequence ATGCAGCAGCGTAAAGAACGTGTGGCGATGTTGTCGGTCGCATCTAACTCCATCCTGGTGATCTTCAAAGTTATTGTCGGCACGCTGATCGGATCGGTTTCTATTATTTCCGAGGCGATTCATTCGGGTATGGACTTACTGGCGGCGATCATTGCCATGTTCTCCGTAAAAAAATCACATATTCCCGCGGATGATGATCATCCTTTCGGCCACGGCAAAGTCGAAAGCATTTCCGGCTTGACCGAAGCGGTTTTGATTTTTATTGCGGCCTTCTGGATTGTATTTGAGGCGCTCAAGAAACTGACCTCCGCGCAGGAAGTGGAATCGCCCGGCTGGGGTGTTGCCGTAATGTTTTTGTCCGCGGCCCTGAATTTTTTTGTATCCCGAAGGCTCTTTGCCGTCGGCAAAGAGGCCGACTCCATTGCCTTGCAGGCCGACGCCTGGCATTTGCGAACCGACGTTTATACCTCCATGGGCGTTATGGTCAGCCTGGGCATTATCTGGATCGGCCATTTCTTTTTTGTCGATCCGCGGATTCACTGGCTGGATCCGGTGGCGGCGATATTCGTGGCGGTGTTTATATTGAAGGCGGCCTACGATTTAACCTCCCAGGCGCTCGCTGACCTGATGGATGTGAAGCTGCCTCCGGATGAAGAGGGGTGGATCGTTGACGTGATTACCGGCCATAAGTCCGATATTCACGGTTATCATCAATTAAGGACACGCAAAGCCGGTAATTTCCGTTTTATCGAATTTCATATCAAGGTTGATCCGCAGATGACGGTCGAATCTTCCCACGGTATTACCCGTGAACTCAAACATGTTATTATGGATAAATTTCCTGCGACAACCGTTACGGTTCATGTCGAACCGTGTGACGGAGACTGTACTGAAATCTGCACGGCCGGCTGTCTGTTGCCGGAAGCGCGGAGGCTGCAAATATCGCTGACCGGCGGCGGATGCGCTCGGTAA
- a CDS encoding lysine 2,3-aminomutase: protein MNKKFLHSPFQTVSARDWRDWRWQFQNRITSMAGLAGILGKQMPRTEKLRPVLSSYPMAITPYYLSLIQEGDENDPLTIQCIPDIREISVLPNCSEDPLNEDRYMPAPKLIHRYPDRALAIVTKTCATYCRHCNRKRFWKTPETSPLKSRLAKMVRYVADSPEIREVILSGGDPLIYDDEKLEMILAAFAAIPHVEILRIGSRMPAVLPMRITKDLCRMLKRYRPLWFNTQFNHPSEITSNAARACNMLQEAGIPVSNQSVLLKGVNDSSAVMERLLYGLQKISVRPYYLFHCEPVKGCGHFRTDRSTGLAMIETLRGRCSGLSLPQYVADLPGEAGKVPLLALSETMKKNFDKHQDFFDFF from the coding sequence ATGAATAAAAAATTTCTTCATTCCCCTTTTCAGACCGTTTCTGCCCGGGATTGGCGCGACTGGCGCTGGCAATTTCAAAACCGCATCACATCCATGGCAGGATTGGCCGGGATTCTGGGCAAGCAGATGCCCCGGACGGAAAAACTGCGTCCGGTTCTTTCATCCTATCCGATGGCAATCACGCCTTATTATCTGTCGCTGATTCAGGAAGGCGATGAAAACGACCCCCTCACCATCCAGTGCATCCCCGATATAAGGGAAATTTCAGTGTTACCCAACTGTTCGGAAGATCCTCTGAATGAAGACCGGTATATGCCCGCGCCGAAACTGATCCACCGCTATCCCGACCGCGCTCTGGCCATCGTCACCAAAACCTGCGCCACTTATTGCCGGCACTGCAATCGCAAGCGTTTTTGGAAAACCCCGGAGACATCCCCCTTAAAAAGCCGTTTGGCAAAAATGGTCCGCTACGTTGCAGACTCGCCTGAAATCCGGGAAGTCATTCTCTCCGGGGGCGACCCGCTTATTTACGACGACGAAAAACTGGAAATGATCCTGGCCGCGTTTGCGGCCATACCGCATGTGGAGATATTGCGCATCGGCAGCCGGATGCCGGCGGTTTTGCCGATGAGGATCACAAAAGACCTTTGCCGGATGCTCAAACGTTACCGGCCGTTATGGTTTAACACCCAATTTAATCATCCGTCGGAAATCACATCGAATGCCGCGCGCGCCTGCAACATGCTCCAGGAAGCGGGCATCCCGGTTTCCAATCAGTCGGTCCTGTTAAAAGGCGTCAATGATTCATCTGCCGTCATGGAACGCCTGTTATATGGTTTGCAAAAGATATCTGTCCGTCCTTATTATCTTTTTCACTGCGAACCGGTGAAAGGATGCGGGCATTTCCGCACGGATAGATCAACCGGACTGGCCATGATAGAGACCCTCCGCGGGCGCTGCTCCGGTCTGTCCCTGCCTCAATACGTGGCGGATCTGCCGGGCGAAGCCGGAAAAGTCCCTCTTTTGGCCCTGTCGGAAACGATGAAAAAGAATTTTGATAAACATCAAGATTTTTTTGACTTTTTTTAA
- a CDS encoding EF-P lysine aminoacylase GenX, with protein MNTFHQDDQFYLARKSQTLQLRARFIQSLRQFFIQQDFLEVETPVRIPSPAPEEHIEAIGSDNWFLQTSPELCMKRLLAAGYPRIFQFCKCFRADERGGRHLPEFTMLEWYVAGFSYVQLMDQCENLLINTLKDMGHPRDIIRQNKTIRFAPPWERITVADAFSRYAPVSLQEALSKDQFDEILVEHVEPRLGCKRPTFLYDYPAQLAALSKIKKDDPTVAERFELYIDGLELANGFSELTDPVEQRKRFEEASAKRAAKHWARYAMPEKFLHALNAMPEAAGIALGIDRLVMILSDAAVIDDVVAFPPEVL; from the coding sequence TTGAACACATTCCATCAGGATGATCAATTCTATCTGGCGCGCAAGTCGCAAACCCTGCAACTGCGCGCCAGATTTATTCAAAGCCTCCGTCAGTTCTTTATTCAACAAGATTTTCTGGAAGTCGAAACCCCTGTTCGAATTCCCTCCCCCGCCCCGGAAGAACATATTGAAGCCATCGGCTCAGACAACTGGTTTTTGCAGACCTCTCCCGAGCTTTGCATGAAAAGACTTCTGGCTGCGGGTTATCCCCGAATTTTCCAGTTTTGCAAATGCTTTCGCGCCGATGAAAGAGGCGGCCGGCACCTGCCGGAATTCACGATGCTGGAATGGTACGTAGCTGGCTTTAGCTATGTTCAACTCATGGATCAATGCGAAAACCTGCTCATCAACACATTGAAGGACATGGGCCATCCGCGGGACATCATCCGGCAAAACAAAACCATCCGCTTTGCGCCGCCCTGGGAAAGAATCACCGTAGCCGACGCCTTTTCCAGATATGCACCCGTCAGTTTGCAGGAAGCTCTGTCGAAAGATCAGTTCGACGAAATTTTAGTCGAACATGTTGAACCGCGGCTTGGCTGCAAGCGTCCAACCTTCCTCTATGATTACCCGGCCCAACTGGCGGCTCTGTCCAAAATAAAAAAGGATGATCCAACCGTCGCGGAACGCTTCGAACTCTACATCGACGGTCTGGAACTGGCCAACGGCTTTTCGGAATTGACCGATCCGGTCGAACAGCGCAAACGATTCGAGGAAGCCTCCGCGAAGCGGGCCGCAAAGCACTGGGCGCGCTATGCCATGCCGGAAAAATTTCTTCATGCCCTGAATGCCATGCCCGAAGCCGCCGGCATCGCGCTGGGCATCGACCGCCTGGTCATGATCCTGTCCGATGCGGCCGTCATTGATGATGTCGTCGCCTTTCCTCCGGAAGTACTGTAA
- the efp gene encoding elongation factor P, whose translation MYAASDLRKGLRLKIDGDPYVITEFNFVKPGKGQALYRTKLKNMINGNQFERTFRSVDNFEPADLREKKMQYLYKEGDKYCFMDNENYEQVYLTEAQVDEAVNYMTDNIEVEILLFEDRPIGISLPNFVELFVTEAEPWAKGDTVSGATKPVKVQTGATILVPTFVSEGEKIRIDTRTGEYLTRVKG comes from the coding sequence ATGTACGCCGCAAGTGATTTAAGAAAAGGTTTGCGCCTGAAAATCGATGGTGATCCCTACGTGATTACCGAATTCAATTTTGTAAAACCCGGTAAAGGGCAGGCGCTGTATCGCACCAAGCTCAAGAACATGATCAACGGGAATCAGTTCGAACGCACATTCCGCTCCGTAGACAACTTTGAACCGGCCGACCTGCGCGAAAAGAAAATGCAGTATCTCTACAAAGAAGGCGATAAATACTGCTTCATGGACAACGAAAACTACGAGCAGGTTTATCTGACGGAAGCACAGGTTGACGAGGCGGTCAATTACATGACCGACAATATCGAAGTCGAAATCCTGCTTTTCGAAGACCGGCCCATCGGCATCAGCCTGCCTAATTTTGTTGAATTGTTTGTCACGGAAGCAGAACCCTGGGCCAAAGGCGATACGGTCTCCGGCGCGACTAAACCGGTTAAAGTACAGACCGGCGCGACTATCCTGGTCCCGACCTTTGTCTCCGAGGGAGAAAAAATCCGCATTGACACGCGCACCGGAGAATACCTTACCCGCGTTAAGGGATAA